A window of Aurantibacillus circumpalustris genomic DNA:
TCTGGGCTACCAGGCGCAAACCCGTAAATACAGTAATGAATTTCTAAATATTGGTGTTGGCGCCAGAGCCTTAGGCATGGGAAATGCCAATATAGCTTCGGCTGATGGCGTTAGTGCGGGCTATTGGAATCCGGCAGGTTTATTAAGCCAAAAGAACGATATTGAAGTCGGTTTAATGCATGCAGAGTATTTTGCTGGTATTGCTAAATACGATTTTATTGGGGCTTCTAAACGTATTGATTCTAATAGTGTGGCTGGTTTTTCAATTTTACGTTTTGGTGTAGATAATATTCCCAATACACTTGAACTGGTTGATGCCAATGGAAATGTAGATTATGATCGTGTAAGTACCTTTAATGCAGTTGATTTTGCTGCTCTGTTAAGTTATGCCCGTTCAATACCAAAATTAAAAGGCGTTGAGTTAGGTGGGAATTTTAAAATTATTCGCCGTAAACTTGGTCCGTTTGGCGGTGCTTGGGGCTTTGGTTTAGATGCAGGAGCTAAATATACCACCAAAGGTTGGACTCTAGCCGCTATGGCTCGTGATGTTACCGGAACCTTTAATGCTTGGAGCTTTAATCTCGATGATAAACAAAAAGCAACCTTATTGCAAACGGGCAATGAAATTCCAAGTTCGTCAACCGAAATAACAGCACCAAAATTAATTTTAGGAATAACAAAAACATTTAAAGTTTGGAAAGAACGCGTTTCGATACAAGGAGAAGTTGATTTTATAAATACGTTTGATGGGATGCGTAATACGGTTATCAATTCAGAAGTTTGGAGTATGGAGCCTGCTGTGGGTCTTGAGTTAGGATACAAAGGTTTTATTTATTTAAGAGGCGGCATTGGTAATATTCAAAAACAATTAAACGACAGAGCTACTTTATATGTTACCACATTTCAACCAAATTTTGGTGTAGGAGTTAAATACAAAATTTTCACACTTGACTACGCGTTAACGGATATCGGTGACCGTTCTATTGCAATTTATTCAAATATTTTTTCACTAAAAATTGATATAAATAAAAAAATGAACAAGTGAGACAACTATCTTTCTTAGCCATATTTGTTTTTTTTTCGATTGCCCTTAGTGCACAGAAATACTGCAATGAGTGGATAAACTTCTCTCAAAAATATTTTAAAATTCCAATTGTCAAAGAAGGACTTTACAGAATTGATTCGATTACCCTCGCTAATTATTACAACCTTAATTCGGTAAACCCAAAAAACTTCCAACTTTTTTTTAAAGGAAAAGAACAACATTTATTCATCCAAGGTGAATCAGATGGTGCAATAAACTCAGGCGACTTTATCGAGTTTTACGTAAACCCCATTATGGGTGATCTAGATTCACTGGCCTACACGGATATTAAGTATGTTCCAAATCCCTACACGTATTTATTTAACGATACTATTTATGCCTTTCTAACGACAAACAATTCAATTACAAATAAACGTTATATACTAGAAACTGACATTAACTTTAGCGGCTATCCGCAGGTAGATTATTTTTACACCGAAAAGGTTTTTACTCAACGATCGAGTTATAATCCAGTTGAGGAATATTCTTATGGTAGCGCCGATCCAAGATACACGCAGGCTGAGGGTTATGGAATAAGCCTTGGAAAAGGAGCCTCCTACTCTTTTCCAGCAACAGGATTAAATACGTATACAACTACTTCTTTACCTTTTTACATAAGTTTAAATTATTCAGGACAAAGTATTGCTGCAAATTACACTCCTGATCACCAAATCCAATTGATTTATAATGACCAGAATAACAGTCTGGTTTTGCTTAACGACACCTCTTTTTACGGTTACAAGCCTATCCGCAAAACGTTTACACTTAGTTCTCAAAACACAAACAACAGCACAAGCATCACTTTCAGTTCTATAGCTGCTCCTTCATTTACGGCTAACAACGCCACTATGATTCATTATGTGAATTATTTTTATCCGCATACTACCGATTTAAATAGTCAATCTTTTTTCAAACTTTTTATTGATAATCACCCAAATTCAAACAAAAGCTATTTTAATTTTTCTAATTTTAATTCCGGTAGCGGAAACGCAGTTTTACTAGATGTAACGAATGGTAAACGTATTAGTAATGTTGTTACAGGTTCACAAGTTGAAGTAATAATACCAAATGGCTCTGGTAAAAAAACATGTATTTTAATTGCTGAAAAAGATACGATTGTTATCAAAAAGTTAAGTCCTGTAAACCAAAGTGGAAACTTTATAAATTATAAAAATCAAACGGCGAATAAACCATACGTTCTTATATACCATAAAAGTCTTGAGAATTCTGCGATGGCCTACAAGTCATACAGAAAAAGTATTTCCGGCGGCAGTTACGACGTAATTGATGCGGATATTGAAACACTTTATGAGCAATTTAGTTATGGCGTAAAAAAAAATCCATTAGCCATTCGTCATTTTGTCAAGTATTTAAAAGATAGTTTAGCGAACGTTCCAAATTATGTTTTCTTAATTGGGAAGGGTGTTTCTTATCCATCAGGAGTTTACCAGGATGTAAATTTAATCCCCACAATTGGAATACCAAGTTGCGATAATCTACTAACCACCGAACTTAGTACAGGAAACTTAAGTGATTTTTTACCCGAAATACCTGTGGGACGGCTTGCGACACTTACAAATAGTGAGGTAACGCTTTATCTCAATAAAATTCAACAACACGAAAGCACGGGTCAGGCAGACTGGAAAAAACGTATTTTACATTTTGTTGGCGGAGACGACGAAGTTCTTAACGCTACATTAAGCGGTTATATGTCTAACTTCGCTTTGATCGCCTCTGATTCTTTATTTGGAGGCGACGTGTTAACCTTTCAGAAAAACACAACCTCTCCAATTCAAACCAATATAAGCGACAGTATTAAAGGCGCTATTGCGAATGGCGCGTCTTTGTTCACGTTTTTTGGACATGGTAGCGAACAAGGGTTTGATCAGGCGATAGACGATCCTGAACTTTATAACAATGCAGGTAAATATCCTTTGGTAATTGCCAACTCCTGCTACTCGGGCGATATTCATGTACCTACACGAAGATCGGTAAGTGAACGCTTTGTATTTGCAAATCAAAAAGGAAGCATAGGATTTATTTCCACAACCTCTTATGGATTTGATTATGCGTTAAATAACTACACCAGAGAATTTTATAAAGCCTTCTCTTATTCGCGCTACAATACTGGTATTGGCGATATGATGAAAGAAGCGATTCTTCAAAACGCCAATCAAGATCTCCTAACCAAATTAGTCGCAATGGACATGACGCTTCACGGAGATCCTGCTGTTAAAGTCAGTAATGGCGTACTCCCTGATTATCAAATCTTCGCTAACGATGTATCATTTGATCTTAAAAAATATACAGACTCCATTGGAATAAATATTCACTACAAAAATCTGGGTAAATCAATTTGCGATTCTTTTTACGTTAGAATTGAACGTTTTTTACCAAATGGAGATTCTGCAACGTATTTCAAACGTATACCCAGCCCCATGTACAAAGACAGTTTTAAAATCTTTGTAAACTTAGATTTCACAAAAGGAATTGGCTTAAATAAATTCAAAGTTTACTTAGATTATTTAAATGAAATAGTGGAATTAACTAAAAGTAATAATACCACACCTGGAAGTGTAGACTTATTTGTGCCTGGAGGAGATGTTCTGCCTGTGTATCCTTATAAATACGCAATAGTTCCAACAACCCCAACGATAACCTTAAAAGCCTCTACTACAAATCCTTTTGCTCCTTCAACAACTTATAGGATGCAATTGGATACCAGTGACACATTTAATCACCTTATTACCACAACACTTATAACCTCTACAGGTGGCGTTTTAGAATGGAAGGTGAATTTACCTTATGGAGACAGCACTGTTTATTATTGGCGCGTGAGCAAAGATAGTACCGCTCCTACTTCAAAATTTGTTTGGAAGGAAAGTTCTTTTCAAACTATAGGAACTAAAAGAGGTTGGGGACAATCTCATTTTAATCAATTTAAAAGCGATGTCTTTCAATTTGTAAACTATAAAAAAACAGAACGTAAATTTATTTTTGAAAACAATAAGCACAGTCTTAGTTGCAGAGACGCAATGGCGCCTGTTATTGAAGGCGTTTCAATTGGTTATTACTTTAACAACATCACTTTAAGTAACTGGAGTTGTGCTCCGGAAGGATGGAATTTTGTTGTCTTCGATTCCATTAGCGGTCTTCCTCAAAAAGTACAAAGTCTAAATTTTCCAACACCTGGCGCCGGCACTTATAATAACTGTGTTTGCGTTCCGCGTCCTTTAAATTTTTATTCTTTTGGAACAGGAAACTACTGCGGCCTTCCAACAGCTACTTGGCAAATGGATGTTGAAAATTTTTTAAATGCTGTTCCTGTAAATAATTATGTTCTTGCATTTACCGTGGGCGATTCTTCGGGTACTTACGCTCAGATTCCGACCTACTCAAATTCACTCTACACTGCCTTTGAAAAAATTGGTGCAAATACGATTAGAACAACAAGCGACGACGTTCCTTATATTCTGTTTGGGCAAAAAGGAATGAGCGCTGGGCAAGGACATGAATTAAAAGGCACCAGTAAAAAATCAATTATATATTTGGAGGACAGCATAAAGACCCGTTGGCACAGTGGTTATGTGAGTTCCGAAATTATTGGTCCTTCCTACAAGTGGAACAGTTTACATTGGCGCGTAAAAAGTAGCGATGGGCTTATTGGTGATACAACAGTTTTAAAATTAGTCGGCATTCAAAAAAACGGACAAATAGATACACTTGCCAGTTTCAAACAAGATAGCAGCGATGTAATAAATCTTTCATCTTATGTAGACGCAATAAATTATCCAAATATTAAATTGATTGCCTACATGCACGATAATATAAACCGCACATCCCCTCAACTACAACATTGGCAAGTTTTATACGATGAAGCGCCAGAATGTGCTATAAACCCTTTAAAGGGTTTTGCGAGTATCAACGATAGCTTACAAGAAGGAGACGAGGTAACGTTTAAATTTCCAATTGAGAATATTGGCGTTAAAGATTTTACGGATAGTTTAGTTGTTACCTATTGGATAGAAAATAAGGACTTTGTGAAAATACCTTTGGCTCCTAAATTGAAAGCGGGTCCTTTCACTTCAGGTCAGATAATAGTTGACACAGTAAAAATAAATACCTTAAATTATAAAGGAAGTAATGCCTTATGGATTTTTGTAAATCCTTTAAATGATCCGCATTACCAATACGAACAAAGTCAGTTTAATAATATTGGAAGGTATCCATTTAACGTAACTACCGATATTACCAATCCATTGTTAGACGTCACCTTTGATGGTATTCGGATCTTGAACGGAGACATCGTTTCTGCAAAACCTAGTATTTTAATCACCTTAAAAGATGAAAATAAGTTTTTAGCTTTAAATGATACCAGCGCCTTCACTATTTTCCTGCAAACACCAAATCAAGGTCAACAGCGGATTTATTTTAGTGAACAATTGAGATTTACGCCAGCTAACCTACCAAAAAACAGTTGTAGTATTAATTATAACCCTATTTTTCCTTTGGATGGAAAATATACGCTTATAGTGCAAGCTAAAGACAGAAGTAAAAATGTTTCTGGTGCAAGAGAATACAGAGTTCAGTTTGAAGTAAATACAAGGCCAAGTGTTACGCAAGTGATGAATTATCCAAATCCATTCACCACTAGTACTCGTTTTGTATTTACACTTACAGGTAGTGAAATACCCGAAGTGTTCACCATTCAAATAATGACCATTACAGGAAAAATCGTTAAAGAAATAACCCGCGCTGAACTCGGAAACCTGCATATTGGTAGAAACATTACGGATTATGCCTGGGACGGCCGCGATAATTTTGGAGACCGCCTTGCCAACGGTGTTTATTTGTACAGGGTAATCACAAAATTAAACGGACAAACTATTGAAAGAAATTCCTCCGGCGCTGATAAATTTTTCACAAAAGATTTCGGAAAAATGGTACTGATGCGCTAGTATTTAGCTCAAGGGAGATATTGTCTTTAATTGATAATAGTTAAGTTATTTTAAGCTTATCCCTTCATAAATTTACATTTGTTTAAGCCATTGGTACTAGAATTATTTTACTTTTGTACAAATAATAAACTATATGGCTACAAAGGTTTCTGGTAAAGAAAAGT
This region includes:
- a CDS encoding PorV/PorQ family protein — its product is MYRLLPVLILFISLGYQAQTRKYSNEFLNIGVGARALGMGNANIASADGVSAGYWNPAGLLSQKNDIEVGLMHAEYFAGIAKYDFIGASKRIDSNSVAGFSILRFGVDNIPNTLELVDANGNVDYDRVSTFNAVDFAALLSYARSIPKLKGVELGGNFKIIRRKLGPFGGAWGFGLDAGAKYTTKGWTLAAMARDVTGTFNAWSFNLDDKQKATLLQTGNEIPSSSTEITAPKLILGITKTFKVWKERVSIQGEVDFINTFDGMRNTVINSEVWSMEPAVGLELGYKGFIYLRGGIGNIQKQLNDRATLYVTTFQPNFGVGVKYKIFTLDYALTDIGDRSIAIYSNIFSLKIDINKKMNK
- a CDS encoding C25 family cysteine peptidase, translating into MRQLSFLAIFVFFSIALSAQKYCNEWINFSQKYFKIPIVKEGLYRIDSITLANYYNLNSVNPKNFQLFFKGKEQHLFIQGESDGAINSGDFIEFYVNPIMGDLDSLAYTDIKYVPNPYTYLFNDTIYAFLTTNNSITNKRYILETDINFSGYPQVDYFYTEKVFTQRSSYNPVEEYSYGSADPRYTQAEGYGISLGKGASYSFPATGLNTYTTTSLPFYISLNYSGQSIAANYTPDHQIQLIYNDQNNSLVLLNDTSFYGYKPIRKTFTLSSQNTNNSTSITFSSIAAPSFTANNATMIHYVNYFYPHTTDLNSQSFFKLFIDNHPNSNKSYFNFSNFNSGSGNAVLLDVTNGKRISNVVTGSQVEVIIPNGSGKKTCILIAEKDTIVIKKLSPVNQSGNFINYKNQTANKPYVLIYHKSLENSAMAYKSYRKSISGGSYDVIDADIETLYEQFSYGVKKNPLAIRHFVKYLKDSLANVPNYVFLIGKGVSYPSGVYQDVNLIPTIGIPSCDNLLTTELSTGNLSDFLPEIPVGRLATLTNSEVTLYLNKIQQHESTGQADWKKRILHFVGGDDEVLNATLSGYMSNFALIASDSLFGGDVLTFQKNTTSPIQTNISDSIKGAIANGASLFTFFGHGSEQGFDQAIDDPELYNNAGKYPLVIANSCYSGDIHVPTRRSVSERFVFANQKGSIGFISTTSYGFDYALNNYTREFYKAFSYSRYNTGIGDMMKEAILQNANQDLLTKLVAMDMTLHGDPAVKVSNGVLPDYQIFANDVSFDLKKYTDSIGINIHYKNLGKSICDSFYVRIERFLPNGDSATYFKRIPSPMYKDSFKIFVNLDFTKGIGLNKFKVYLDYLNEIVELTKSNNTTPGSVDLFVPGGDVLPVYPYKYAIVPTTPTITLKASTTNPFAPSTTYRMQLDTSDTFNHLITTTLITSTGGVLEWKVNLPYGDSTVYYWRVSKDSTAPTSKFVWKESSFQTIGTKRGWGQSHFNQFKSDVFQFVNYKKTERKFIFENNKHSLSCRDAMAPVIEGVSIGYYFNNITLSNWSCAPEGWNFVVFDSISGLPQKVQSLNFPTPGAGTYNNCVCVPRPLNFYSFGTGNYCGLPTATWQMDVENFLNAVPVNNYVLAFTVGDSSGTYAQIPTYSNSLYTAFEKIGANTIRTTSDDVPYILFGQKGMSAGQGHELKGTSKKSIIYLEDSIKTRWHSGYVSSEIIGPSYKWNSLHWRVKSSDGLIGDTTVLKLVGIQKNGQIDTLASFKQDSSDVINLSSYVDAINYPNIKLIAYMHDNINRTSPQLQHWQVLYDEAPECAINPLKGFASINDSLQEGDEVTFKFPIENIGVKDFTDSLVVTYWIENKDFVKIPLAPKLKAGPFTSGQIIVDTVKINTLNYKGSNALWIFVNPLNDPHYQYEQSQFNNIGRYPFNVTTDITNPLLDVTFDGIRILNGDIVSAKPSILITLKDENKFLALNDTSAFTIFLQTPNQGQQRIYFSEQLRFTPANLPKNSCSINYNPIFPLDGKYTLIVQAKDRSKNVSGAREYRVQFEVNTRPSVTQVMNYPNPFTTSTRFVFTLTGSEIPEVFTIQIMTITGKIVKEITRAELGNLHIGRNITDYAWDGRDNFGDRLANGVYLYRVITKLNGQTIERNSSGADKFFTKDFGKMVLMR